From the genome of Miscanthus floridulus cultivar M001 chromosome 10, ASM1932011v1, whole genome shotgun sequence, one region includes:
- the LOC136490128 gene encoding uncharacterized protein — MGESTENNTAGFAEALEFWQGNQLRILVVASLVIQWLLFACAPFRQHRIPGLLRLFIWLAYLGSDAVAIYALATLFNSHRCDTGSSSSRAGVELLWAPIMLVHLGGQDSITAYNIEDNELWRRHVLTAVSQVVAAIYVFVKSWPKSTIDGIKAFGAHNEEMKAYGRIFAPALLLFFCGITKCVCKPWDLKRVSVNSLVDSSSGSEGKGESEINSLEEYVGAATQHFQASHGRGRLQQEPSGSGGGGGGDDTCKVEEIWKPYNLCVDLAPAYSGRLSCLKHLVRGNPDTAHRLVKSNLSATFHQLYTKESLKLHDISHFFANNVVISRWKVLTSARGLRTIAAATLLGAIAVFYYGDGGTDQDPTDVTITYALLWSALVMEYVLPTVIHHTFRRIERLCTGHRTWPDQVAQYNLIGYVARSRKHSWLMKVAAGLGCRDLVDQLWTMTTCKGSSSKQITGLVHGHVAGGWTEGHIAGADSFRAFNDYRGQWTLSLSREVAGVERTGIPSMVVMSSVSRPFDESVLVWHLATDFCFHLLQKDPSRSSAAARRCREMSNYMAYLLFVKPEMLMPGARRNLFRDACGELMDVLEEDPPRTPRGRVKRGLAHRVIQLLKRDGHDDGVQGSAGGSVVRQAWSVAEDLMDSHKGNEEKMWTVIQGVWVEMLCFSASRCKGYLHAKSLGTGGEYLSYVWLLLLYMGMETLAEKMQRTELYEGPTAAGSSISGQNV, encoded by the exons ATGGGTGAGTCCACCGAGAACAATACGGCCGGTTTCGCGGAAGCCCTGGAGTTCTGGCAAGGAAACCAGCTGCGCATCCTCGTCGTCGCGAGCCTCGTCATCCAGTGGCTCCTCTTCGCCTGCGCCCCTTTTCGCCAGCATCGAATCCCAGGTCTGCTGAGGCTCTTCATCTGGCTGGCCTACCTGGGCAGCGACGCCGTGGCCATCTACGCCCTCGCCACCCTCTTCAACTCCCACAGGTGCGAcaccggcagcagcagcagccgtgcCGGCGTGGAGCTGCTATGGGCGCCAATCATGTTGGTTCACCTGGGCGGCCAGGACAGCATAACGGCCTATAACATCGAAGACAACGAGCTGTGGAGACGGCATGTCCTAACAGCGGTGTCTCAG GTGGTGGCCGCTATTTATGTGTTCGTCAAGTCATGGCCAAAATCCACTATTGACGGGATAAAGGCCTTCGGGGCCCACAACGAAGAGATGAAGGCTTACGGGAGAATCTTCGCGCCAGCACTTCTCTTGTTCTTCTGTGGGATTACCAAATGCGTATGCAAGCCCTGGGACCTGAAGAGAGTCAGCGTCAACAGCCTGGTGGACTCTTCATCTGGCTCAGAAGGGAAGGGCGAGAGCGAGATCAATTCGCTTGAGGAGTACGTTGGAGCTGCAACGCAGCATTTCCAGGCCAGCCATGGAAGGGGAAGACTGCAGCAGGAGCCatctggcagcggcggcggcggcggcggcgacgacactTGTAAAGTAGAGGAAATCTGGAAGCCCTACAACCTATGCGTAGACCTCGCACCCGCCTACTCCGGTCGGCTCAGCTGCCTGAAACACCTGGTGCGTGGCAACCCGGACACAGCCCATCGCCTGGTGAAATCCAACCTCTCCGCAACGTTCCATCAGCTCTACACCAAGGAATCACTGAAGCTGCACGACATCTCGCATTTCTTTGCAAACAACGTTGTCATAAGCCGCTGGAAGGTGCTCACCTCGGCTCGAGGTCTTCGGACGATAGCCGCGGCCACCCTGCTGGGGGCGATCGCGGTGTTCTACTACGGCGACGGCGGCACTGACCAGGACCCGACCGACGTCACCATCACGTATGCGCTGCTATGGTCTGCTCTCGTCATGGAGTACGTCttgccaaccgtgatccaccacaCGTTTCGCAGGATAGAGCGACTGTGTACCGGGCACCGGACATGGCCGGACCAGGTCGCGCAGTACAACCTCATTGGGTACGTGGCTCGTAGCAGGAAGCATTCCTGGCTTATGAAGGTGGCAGCCGGGCTGGGCTGCAGGGACCTGGTCGACCAGCTCTGGACCATGACGACGTGCAAGGGTTCGTCGTCCAAACAAATCACCGGCCTCGTCCACGGCCACGTCGCCGGAGGGTGGACGGAGGGTCACATTGCCGGCGCGGACTCGTTCCGGGCGTTCAACGACTACCGGGGCCAGTGGACTCTCAGTCTCAGCAGGGAGGTCGCCGGGGTTGAGCGCACCGGCATACCGTCCATGGTAGTGATGAGCAGCGTGTCGAGGCCGTTCGACGAGAGCGTCCTGGTCTGGCACCTCGCCACCGACTTCTGCTTCCACCTCCTCCAGAAGGACCCGTCccgctccagcgccgccgcgcgTCGCTGCAGGGAGATGTCCAACTACATGGCGTACCTCCTCTTCGTCAAGCCGGAGATGCTGATGCCCGGTGCCCGGCGCAACCTGTTCAGGGACGCGTGCGGCGAGCTCATGGATGTGCTCGAGGAGGATCCTCCGCGCACGCCGCGGGGGCGGGTCAAGAGGGGCCTCGCGCACAGGGTCATCCAGCTGCTCAAGAGGGACGGCCACGACGACGGCGTCCAGGGCTCAGCAGGCGGCAGTGTCGTTCGCCAGGCTTGGAGCGTCGCCGAGGATCTCATGGATTCGCACAAGGGCAACGAGGAGAAGATGTGGACGGTGATCCAGGGCGTGTGGGTGGAGATGCTCTGCTTCTCGGCCAGCAGGTGCAAAGGCTACCTGCACGCCAAGAGCTTGGGCACGGGCGGGGAGTACCTGTCCTACGTCTGGCTCCTGCTCTTGTACATGGGCATGGAGACCTTGGCGGAGAAGATGCAGAGGACGGAGCTATACGAGGGCCCCACGGCAGCTGGGTCGTCCATCAGTGGCCAGAATGTTTGA